A DNA window from Selenomonas sp. oral taxon 126 contains the following coding sequences:
- a CDS encoding 7-cyano-7-deazaguanine synthase has protein sequence MGGKAVILLSGGLDSCTCMAVAQAAGYELYPISFNYHQRYDREVDCAKRIAAHFHAAEHLIIETNMDAVGGSAVTDKSIDVPDGDADRTDIPVTYVPARNLIFLSYALAFAERVGAQHLYIGVN, from the coding sequence ATGGGGGGAAAAGCGGTAATCCTGCTCTCGGGCGGGCTCGACAGCTGTACCTGTATGGCGGTTGCACAGGCAGCGGGCTATGAACTCTATCCGATCAGCTTCAACTATCATCAACGCTACGACCGCGAGGTAGACTGTGCGAAGCGCATTGCCGCACATTTTCACGCGGCGGAGCATCTCATCATCGAGACGAATATGGATGCGGTCGGCGGCTCTGCGGTCACGGACAAGAGCATTGATGTCCCCGATGGGGACGCAGACCGCACGGATATCCCAGTGACCTATGTGCCCGCGCGCAACCTCATCTTCCTCAGCTATGCGCTTGCTTTTGCCGAGCGCGTGGGCGCGCAGCATCTCTACATCGGCGTGAAC
- the rsgA gene encoding ribosome small subunit-dependent GTPase A, with product MVAERGRILKVYNNVLHVAAEDRIILCKLRGRVKKGRSDLTPVPGDIVSIERISEGEGVIERIEARSNLLQRPRVANLTQIVVTVAAAAPDPHPLVVSRFLVLAECSGVKKIVLCVNKMDLYAGIHEEYLAAYEAAGYPVLRVSAEQGTGLDELRGRLAGEITVFAGPSGAGKSSLLNALDPSLALLTGAVSEKIGRGRHTTRRAELLPFAGGYVVDTPGFTQQELTEIVPEELAACFPEFAHHAGCRFAPCSHSHEPDCAVKAAAETGELSRERYDAYIALLDELRLKRK from the coding sequence ATGGTGGCGGAGCGCGGACGTATCCTAAAGGTCTATAACAATGTACTCCACGTCGCGGCAGAGGATCGCATTATCCTCTGCAAGCTGCGCGGCAGGGTGAAGAAGGGGCGCAGCGACCTGACGCCTGTCCCCGGTGACATCGTATCCATCGAACGGATATCTGAGGGAGAGGGCGTGATCGAGCGCATCGAAGCGCGCTCGAATCTCCTGCAGCGCCCGCGTGTGGCGAATCTCACGCAGATCGTCGTGACGGTGGCGGCAGCAGCGCCGGATCCACATCCACTCGTTGTGAGCCGCTTCCTCGTCCTCGCAGAATGCTCCGGCGTGAAAAAGATCGTCCTCTGTGTGAACAAGATGGATCTCTATGCGGGCATACATGAGGAATACCTTGCGGCATACGAGGCGGCGGGCTATCCCGTTCTGCGTGTCTCGGCAGAGCAGGGGACGGGGCTTGACGAACTGCGCGGGCGGCTTGCGGGCGAGATCACGGTATTTGCGGGACCGTCGGGCGCGGGGAAATCCTCCCTGCTCAATGCACTCGACCCCTCGCTCGCGCTCCTGACGGGGGCGGTCAGCGAGAAGATTGGACGCGGGCGGCATACGACGCGGCGCGCCGAACTGCTTCCGTTTGCAGGGGGCTATGTGGTCGACACGCCGGGCTTTACCCAGCAGGAGCTGACGGAGATTGTGCCCGAGGAGCTTGCTGCATGCTTTCCCGAGTTTGCCCACCATGCGGGCTGCCGTTTCGCACCGTGCAGCCACAGCCACGAGCCGGATTGCGCTGTCAAGGCGGCTGCAGAGACAGGGGAACTTTCACGCGAGCGGTATGATGCCTACATCGCACTGCTCGATGAACTAAGATTGAAAAGAAAATAG
- a CDS encoding Stp1/IreP family PP2C-type Ser/Thr phosphatase has translation MIEVSSASDIGRVRTSNEDSYGVFSPAVYVVADGLGGHAAGEVASRMVVAAVHDMANEGQTIDTAALKSAVLRANQQVLDASAGNSSYEGMGSTATVLHVDEDTGIAYYAHVGDSRLYLLRRGVFRQVSRDHSYVEELVARGELSEAEAQHHPRKNLLLRAVGIEERLHVDGDSFPLEAGDRLLLATDGLTNMVEDAVLAALLGGDFADVAARMVERALEGGGSDNITAIALAYEMP, from the coding sequence ATGATAGAGGTTTCGAGTGCGTCGGACATCGGACGCGTGCGGACATCGAACGAGGACAGCTACGGCGTTTTTTCTCCTGCGGTTTACGTTGTCGCCGACGGCCTCGGCGGTCATGCAGCGGGGGAAGTCGCGAGCCGCATGGTGGTCGCCGCCGTTCACGATATGGCAAACGAGGGGCAGACGATTGATACAGCGGCGCTGAAGAGCGCCGTCCTGCGGGCCAATCAGCAGGTGCTGGATGCATCGGCGGGGAACTCCTCCTATGAGGGAATGGGCTCCACGGCGACCGTCCTGCATGTAGATGAGGACACGGGGATCGCGTACTATGCGCACGTCGGGGACAGTCGTCTCTATCTCCTGCGGCGCGGCGTATTCCGTCAGGTCTCGCGCGACCACTCCTATGTGGAGGAACTCGTTGCACGTGGTGAGCTCAGTGAGGCAGAAGCGCAGCACCATCCGCGCAAGAATCTTCTCCTGCGCGCTGTTGGCATCGAGGAACGTCTCCATGTGGACGGCGATTCCTTCCCGCTCGAGGCGGGCGACCGTCTGCTCCTCGCGACGGACGGGTTGACAAACATGGTGGAGGATGCGGTGCTTGCAGCCCTGCTCGGCGGGGACTTTGCCGATGTCGCCGCCCGTATGGTGGAGCGGGCACTCGAGGGGGGCGGCAGTGACAATATCACGGCGATTGCCCTCGCGTACGAAATGCCATGA
- the rpe gene encoding ribulose-phosphate 3-epimerase, translating into MAHEHEHEHEEEMIEEEHIHIERPTIIAPSILSADFANLGADVRRVEEAGAEYIHIDVMDGTFVPNITLGPCVVESLRKVSKAVFDVHLMVEHPETHIEPFAKAGADIITFHVEATRHAHRVIQQIKAAGCKAGIALNPGTSIYTLEELIDDVDMVLLMTVNPGFGGQKFIENTLGKIHALYHTVADNELDVDIEVDGGINAETAESVRSAGANVLVAGSYIYGAQDAAVAIASLRG; encoded by the coding sequence ATGGCACACGAACATGAACACGAGCATGAAGAGGAAATGATCGAGGAGGAGCACATCCATATCGAGCGCCCGACGATCATCGCGCCGTCCATCCTCTCGGCGGACTTTGCAAATCTCGGGGCGGATGTCCGCCGCGTGGAGGAGGCAGGTGCGGAGTACATCCACATTGACGTGATGGACGGGACGTTCGTGCCGAACATCACCCTCGGCCCCTGCGTTGTCGAGAGTCTGCGCAAGGTTTCCAAGGCGGTCTTTGATGTACATCTCATGGTCGAGCATCCAGAGACGCATATCGAGCCGTTTGCAAAGGCGGGCGCGGACATCATCACGTTCCACGTTGAGGCGACGCGCCACGCACACCGCGTGATCCAGCAGATCAAGGCGGCGGGCTGCAAGGCGGGCATTGCGCTCAACCCCGGCACTTCGATTTACACTCTTGAGGAGCTGATCGATGATGTTGATATGGTGCTCCTCATGACGGTCAATCCCGGCTTCGGCGGACAGAAATTCATCGAGAATACGCTCGGCAAGATTCACGCGCTCTATCATACGGTCGCGGACAACGAGCTGGATGTCGATATCGAGGTGGACGGCGGCATCAATGCGGAGACGGCGGAGTCCGTACGCTCGGCGGGGGCGAACGTGCTCGTTGCGGGCTCGTACATCTACGGCGCGCAGGACGCTGCCGTAGCTATCGCCTCGCTGCGCGGATGA
- the folE2 gene encoding GTP cyclohydrolase FolE2, with protein sequence RITFTVSLPMGFKGTHMSRFLEILLPWSEKPLAEEEMDAMLTEALDRLHAEAAEVSLAFTYFLEKKAPVSGRTSLLDVDASFTGRKRRGEPMQFELGLAMLFTSLCPCSKEISAYGAHNQRSTARVRLRYREGVPCIYIEDLAELLERQGSAPIYPLLKRADEKHVTEAAYENPKFVEDILRDTVLALRALPGLAYFSLECENEESIHSHNAFAAHEEYLKQN encoded by the coding sequence GCGCATCACGTTCACCGTCTCCCTGCCGATGGGGTTCAAGGGGACGCATATGAGCCGCTTCCTCGAAATCCTCCTGCCGTGGAGCGAGAAACCGCTCGCCGAGGAGGAGATGGACGCCATGCTCACGGAGGCATTGGATCGTCTTCATGCAGAGGCGGCTGAAGTATCGCTTGCCTTTACCTATTTTCTCGAAAAAAAGGCACCCGTCAGCGGACGCACGTCGCTGCTCGATGTGGATGCCTCCTTTACGGGGCGCAAGCGCCGCGGCGAGCCGATGCAGTTTGAACTCGGACTTGCAATGCTGTTCACCTCGCTCTGCCCGTGCAGCAAGGAGATCTCCGCCTACGGGGCGCACAATCAGCGATCCACGGCGCGCGTGCGGCTCAGGTATCGCGAGGGGGTGCCGTGTATCTACATCGAGGATCTGGCAGAACTTCTCGAACGACAGGGATCTGCGCCGATCTATCCGCTGCTCAAGCGTGCGGATGAGAAGCATGTCACCGAGGCGGCATACGAGAATCCGAAATTCGTTGAGGACATCCTGCGCGATACCGTCCTCGCGCTGCGTGCCCTGCCGGGGCTTGCATATTTCTCACTGGAATGCGAGAATGAGGAGTCCATCCACAGCCACAACGCCTTTGCGGCGCATGAAGAGTATCTGAAGCAGAACTGA
- the pknB gene encoding Stk1 family PASTA domain-containing Ser/Thr kinase has product MIERVLDGRYALEMLVGSGGMADVYRAKDQLLERTVAVKILHQQYENDTEFIARFQREAKAAARITHPNIVNVYDVGVAEGRHYIVMEYVPGRTLKERIKEEGPVPAPEALHIARQIAGALAQAHANNLVHCDIKPHNILVMPDGNVKVADFGIARAVTESTMTYNDNIMGSVHYFSPEQARGTLITPKSDVYSLGVVLYEMLTGRIPFDGNTAVSIARKHLEEEPQSVRSLVPNIPPVVEALVTRMMAKEPALRPDSRLLVQDITRTEQMMRSDTAVMPAFDPDATRVLTPVEAQEISAAVEEEEAAEEVEEKSFFRTKKFKFGLVLILLLGFFSGFFLSFGKFWSSVEITVPDVTGKQLTLARQILEDQHLRVTVAEAYDASVPVGVVVSQTPEAGTKVKEERTITIYVSKGGEELEMPNLRGLKQSDAIDKLQQMGLRLGSAYETFSDEDSGTVISQDPRSGTRISKGQSVDITVSKGQKVKKISVPDVKGVPSDRARTMIEGSGLKVGSISEEESTQAAGTVVSQSPSAGSEADSGSSVRLVVSSGKKSSGSKEDAKGGDSKKNDKDSAGRRIQTEKTE; this is encoded by the coding sequence ATGATCGAGCGTGTCTTGGATGGACGCTACGCGCTGGAAATGCTGGTAGGCAGCGGCGGGATGGCAGATGTCTATCGGGCAAAGGATCAGCTCTTGGAGCGCACCGTCGCCGTCAAGATTCTCCACCAGCAGTACGAGAATGACACGGAGTTCATTGCGCGTTTTCAGCGCGAGGCGAAGGCGGCAGCGCGCATTACGCATCCAAACATCGTCAACGTCTACGATGTCGGCGTCGCCGAGGGGCGGCACTACATCGTCATGGAATACGTTCCGGGACGTACGCTGAAGGAGCGCATCAAGGAGGAGGGACCCGTGCCCGCCCCCGAGGCGCTGCATATCGCGCGTCAGATCGCGGGGGCGCTTGCACAGGCGCACGCGAACAACCTTGTTCACTGCGATATCAAGCCGCATAACATCCTCGTCATGCCCGACGGCAACGTCAAGGTTGCGGATTTCGGCATCGCGCGCGCGGTGACGGAATCCACGATGACCTACAACGACAATATCATGGGGTCGGTGCATTACTTCTCACCCGAGCAGGCGCGCGGCACCCTCATCACGCCGAAGTCCGATGTCTACTCCCTCGGCGTCGTGCTCTACGAGATGCTGACGGGGCGCATCCCATTCGACGGGAATACGGCGGTGAGCATTGCGCGCAAACATCTCGAGGAGGAGCCGCAGTCCGTGCGCTCTCTCGTGCCGAACATTCCGCCCGTGGTTGAGGCTCTCGTAACGCGCATGATGGCAAAGGAGCCGGCACTACGCCCCGACAGCCGTCTGCTCGTGCAGGACATCACGCGCACGGAGCAGATGATGCGCAGCGACACGGCGGTCATGCCGGCGTTCGATCCCGATGCGACGCGCGTCCTCACGCCCGTGGAGGCACAGGAAATCAGTGCAGCCGTGGAGGAGGAGGAAGCCGCAGAGGAAGTGGAGGAGAAATCCTTTTTCCGCACGAAGAAATTCAAATTCGGACTCGTCCTCATCCTCCTGCTTGGCTTCTTTTCGGGATTCTTTCTGAGCTTCGGCAAATTCTGGAGTTCTGTGGAGATTACAGTGCCCGATGTGACGGGCAAGCAGCTCACGCTCGCACGGCAGATTCTCGAGGATCAGCATCTGCGTGTCACGGTCGCCGAGGCCTACGATGCCTCCGTACCCGTGGGCGTCGTGGTCTCACAGACCCCGGAGGCGGGCACGAAGGTCAAGGAGGAGCGCACAATCACCATCTACGTCAGCAAGGGCGGCGAGGAGCTCGAGATGCCGAACCTGCGCGGACTGAAACAGTCGGATGCGATTGACAAACTACAGCAGATGGGGCTGCGCCTCGGTTCCGCCTATGAGACGTTCTCCGATGAGGACAGCGGCACGGTCATCTCGCAGGATCCGCGCAGCGGGACACGAATCAGCAAGGGACAGTCCGTGGACATCACCGTCAGCAAGGGACAGAAGGTTAAGAAGATCAGCGTCCCCGATGTGAAGGGCGTTCCCTCGGATCGTGCGCGCACGATGATCGAGGGCAGCGGTCTGAAGGTCGGCAGCATCTCGGAGGAGGAGAGCACGCAGGCGGCGGGTACCGTGGTCAGCCAGTCGCCCTCTGCAGGCAGTGAGGCGGACAGTGGCAGTTCCGTACGTCTCGTGGTCTCGAGCGGCAAGAAATCCTCCGGCTCCAAGGAAGATGCGAAGGGCGGCGACAGCAAGAAAAACGACAAGGATTCTGCCGGACGCCGTATCCAGACGGAAAAGACAGAGTAG
- a CDS encoding peptidoglycan D,D-transpeptidase FtsI family protein: MADRKLRKHIAVAAVFLLALLGVQILYLAKLSVWDGDMLSAHPLNTRSALMEQDIRRGRIVDREGCVLAESATDGTRSYPYGRILAPVTGYQTERYGATGVEQTAGQELSGVTLDVAHMGPLRTLLRADAGYDVRLTVDAALSETAWNALDGRHGAVVVMDAETGAIRAMVSSPSYDPASAAANWDELTARADSPLLNRAAQGLYPPGSTFKTLIADAALTAGVTNPDEVFTCTGELAIGSDYVLHESHGEVHGQLRLADALRESCNVTFATLALRLGGSGLSSAFERFGIGAELTDAEIPMAKAHVPDLKSLGDGEIAQLGIGQGALLVTPLQMALVADAFANGGRMMQPYLVEQVLTADGTPLYEARPQVWRTATTAERAAVIDGYMADVVAAGTGTAAEVAGVRVTGKTGTAENASGTDHAWFIGSAERGGQKIVVAVLVEEGGFGGRAAAGIAHQVIRTYFEGQR; this comes from the coding sequence ATGGCTGATCGGAAACTCCGAAAGCATATCGCAGTCGCCGCGGTATTCCTGCTCGCACTGCTCGGCGTTCAGATTCTCTATCTCGCAAAGCTGAGTGTCTGGGACGGGGATATGCTTTCCGCTCATCCCCTCAATACGCGCTCTGCGCTGATGGAGCAGGACATTCGGCGTGGGCGCATCGTGGATCGAGAGGGGTGCGTGCTCGCGGAGAGTGCGACGGACGGTACGCGCTCCTATCCATACGGGCGCATACTCGCACCCGTGACAGGCTATCAGACGGAGCGCTACGGCGCGACAGGCGTGGAGCAGACGGCGGGGCAGGAACTCAGCGGCGTGACCTTGGATGTCGCGCATATGGGACCCCTGCGCACGCTGCTACGCGCGGATGCGGGCTATGATGTCCGTCTGACCGTCGATGCCGCGCTCTCGGAGACCGCATGGAACGCTCTTGACGGGCGGCACGGTGCGGTCGTCGTGATGGATGCAGAGACAGGTGCAATCCGTGCCATGGTGAGCTCTCCGTCCTACGATCCCGCCTCTGCGGCGGCAAACTGGGATGAACTCACGGCACGCGCGGACAGCCCACTGCTGAACCGCGCGGCGCAGGGGCTCTATCCGCCCGGCTCGACGTTTAAGACACTCATTGCCGACGCAGCGCTGACGGCAGGGGTGACGAATCCGGATGAGGTGTTCACCTGTACGGGGGAACTTGCCATCGGTTCGGACTACGTACTCCACGAGAGTCACGGCGAGGTGCATGGGCAGCTCCGCCTTGCCGATGCGCTGCGCGAATCCTGCAATGTCACCTTTGCGACGCTCGCCCTGCGCCTCGGCGGCAGCGGGCTTTCCTCGGCGTTCGAGCGCTTCGGCATCGGCGCGGAACTGACGGATGCAGAGATTCCGATGGCAAAGGCGCATGTCCCTGATCTGAAATCACTCGGTGACGGGGAGATCGCACAGCTCGGAATTGGGCAGGGCGCACTGCTCGTCACGCCCTTGCAGATGGCGCTCGTTGCAGATGCCTTTGCAAATGGCGGGCGCATGATGCAGCCGTATCTGGTCGAGCAGGTTCTGACGGCGGACGGGACGCCTCTTTACGAGGCGCGCCCGCAGGTATGGCGGACGGCGACGACGGCGGAGCGCGCGGCTGTCATCGACGGCTATATGGCGGATGTCGTTGCTGCAGGGACAGGCACGGCGGCGGAGGTCGCAGGCGTGCGCGTCACGGGTAAGACCGGCACGGCAGAGAATGCAAGCGGAACGGATCATGCGTGGTTCATCGGCTCGGCAGAGCGCGGCGGTCAAAAGATCGTCGTTGCCGTCCTCGTGGAGGAGGGCGGCTTCGGCGGGCGTGCAGCGGCAGGGATTGCACATCAGGTGATACGAACGTATTTTGAAGGGCAGCGATGA
- a CDS encoding FtsW/RodA/SpoVE family cell cycle protein, with protein MTRGLKFAPVGLLLCALGVLLLKQGAGQPGWMPDWQGQLAYLPWLALLICAGAASYVLAARRKLDSVPLSLAYLLLAVGLAEIARLKPDLFTAQLRWACVGIALWALVLVLWERVRQFLAYPYVLGIATTIILLLPLLFGVSIGGNTNWLAFGGFSVQPSEFGKILLIFFLAAYLADHRAVLTLPARRFLFLHLPPVRFIAPLVVLWGLAVLMFVIARDLGAALLFFGMAVLMTYMGTGRKSYVFLAGLFILAAAALSYALFGHVRVRFDIWLHPWADPNGMSYQVVQSLFAIGTGGVWGTGFAEGHPLLIPEVHTDFIFAAIAEEFGLIGAVLVLVVYALLFWRGSRIAMSVPRAEESLLAAGCAASLLLQAFIITAGVTKLLPLTGITLPFVSYGGSSMAASFILIGILTALSGESREAADG; from the coding sequence ATGACACGGGGGCTGAAATTCGCACCCGTTGGGCTGCTCCTCTGTGCGCTCGGCGTCCTGCTGCTGAAGCAGGGGGCAGGGCAGCCGGGATGGATGCCGGACTGGCAGGGTCAGCTTGCGTATCTGCCGTGGCTCGCACTCCTCATCTGCGCGGGCGCAGCAAGCTATGTACTCGCGGCGCGGCGCAAATTGGACAGTGTTCCTCTTTCGCTCGCCTATCTGCTCCTCGCCGTCGGCCTCGCGGAGATTGCGCGGCTGAAGCCCGATCTCTTCACGGCGCAGCTGCGTTGGGCGTGCGTCGGCATCGCTCTCTGGGCGTTGGTGCTCGTCCTGTGGGAGCGCGTGCGGCAGTTTCTCGCCTATCCGTATGTATTGGGGATTGCGACGACAATCATCCTGCTTCTGCCGTTGCTGTTCGGTGTGAGCATCGGCGGCAATACGAACTGGCTCGCGTTCGGCGGCTTTTCCGTGCAGCCCTCGGAGTTCGGCAAGATCCTGCTCATCTTCTTTCTCGCGGCGTATCTTGCCGACCATCGCGCAGTGCTGACCCTGCCCGCGCGTCGCTTTCTCTTTCTCCATCTGCCGCCTGTGCGCTTCATCGCGCCGCTCGTCGTACTCTGGGGGCTTGCCGTCCTCATGTTCGTCATTGCGCGTGATCTCGGCGCGGCGCTGCTCTTCTTCGGGATGGCGGTACTCATGACCTATATGGGGACGGGGCGTAAATCCTACGTATTCCTCGCGGGGCTGTTCATCCTCGCGGCGGCGGCACTCAGCTACGCGCTCTTCGGGCACGTTCGCGTGCGCTTCGATATCTGGCTGCATCCGTGGGCGGATCCGAACGGTATGTCCTATCAGGTCGTGCAGTCGCTCTTTGCCATCGGTACGGGCGGCGTCTGGGGTACGGGCTTTGCCGAGGGGCATCCGCTGCTCATCCCCGAGGTGCACACGGACTTCATCTTCGCGGCGATTGCCGAGGAGTTCGGTCTCATCGGCGCCGTCCTTGTGCTCGTGGTCTACGCCCTACTGTTCTGGCGGGGCAGCCGCATCGCGATGAGCGTGCCGCGTGCGGAGGAGTCGCTGCTCGCAGCGGGCTGTGCCGCAAGCCTCTTGTTGCAGGCATTCATCATCACGGCTGGCGTGACGAAGCTCCTGCCGCTCACGGGGATTACGCTGCCGTTCGTCAGCTACGGCGGCAGCTCGATGGCGGCGAGTTTTATTCTCATCGGCATATTGACGGCGCTCTCGGGCGAGAGCAGGGAGGCGGCGGATGGCTGA
- a CDS encoding FhaA domain-containing protein translates to MIDRVESFLGDHIEGFFNRKFSSHLEPVELIKGLEKEAKKQGTGGSLANSYLISLGTEDYQRLCSHRVADELAVALKKYIIRADLVMDGKLSICFALDEGLRAGSYHLTARVQHECVPVETETVSHDTMAQTIVLERPSLIEARCLNLPPEHEIATLTVLGGADEGISVRLGERKIYMGRMPRNEFILTDSNVSRVHAWVAYEQHRHVLYDAESRNGTFVNGTRIQMQRLRDGDEIRLGTTALRYGVL, encoded by the coding sequence ATGATTGATCGCGTGGAATCCTTTCTGGGAGATCATATCGAAGGTTTTTTCAATCGTAAGTTCAGCAGCCACCTCGAGCCTGTTGAACTCATCAAAGGTCTCGAGAAGGAGGCAAAGAAGCAGGGGACGGGGGGCAGTCTCGCAAATTCCTACCTCATCTCGCTCGGGACGGAGGACTATCAGCGCCTCTGCTCACATCGCGTGGCGGATGAGCTTGCCGTGGCGCTCAAGAAATACATCATCCGTGCGGATCTTGTGATGGACGGGAAACTCAGCATCTGTTTCGCACTTGATGAAGGTCTGCGCGCAGGTTCGTATCATCTCACGGCGCGTGTGCAGCATGAATGTGTGCCTGTGGAAACGGAGACCGTTTCTCACGATACGATGGCGCAGACCATCGTGCTTGAGCGCCCCTCTCTGATCGAGGCACGTTGTCTGAACCTGCCGCCCGAACACGAGATTGCGACGCTTACGGTGCTTGGCGGCGCGGATGAGGGCATATCCGTGCGTCTGGGCGAGCGCAAGATCTATATGGGTCGTATGCCGCGCAATGAGTTCATCCTGACGGACTCAAATGTCTCGCGCGTACACGCGTGGGTCGCGTATGAGCAGCACCGCCATGTGCTCTATGACGCAGAGAGCCGCAACGGCACATTCGTCAACGGCACGCGTATACAGATGCAGCGGCTGCGCGACGGCGATGAGATTCGCCTCGGCACAACGGCGCTGCGCTACGGTGTGCTCTGA
- a CDS encoding lysylphosphatidylglycerol synthase transmembrane domain-containing protein, whose translation MSKFARRFLLLFVLVVGISAAVIYTTVDINTLQNLTRFHSWSLLLALLAVGLGMFFDGSRLMHLVKISNEKITLYQAVQVIFGNYFLALLTPGATGGAVAQVMFLRHAGVPTGKAAVLVIVRTLLSIFFLALCMPFIFLHDEGIVPGISNDVLMAVTLAAFVGIVLIVVGARRGYLDYLVVWIARRLRDKKRHQLFGLYRDTKSAISLLLGAPRQMLVVFAESGLNLLCIYAVVPCLLLGLGVTDADWYTVMGRMIFLNMLLYFSPTPGGSGIAEGGFVLLFAATVPAGTVGIVAVCWRLIAEYLPFLIGFYYTVTVFGREFLRRY comes from the coding sequence ATGAGTAAATTTGCGCGGCGCTTTCTCCTTCTTTTTGTGCTCGTTGTCGGCATCTCTGCTGCCGTCATCTACACAACGGTGGACATCAATACGCTCCAAAATCTGACGCGCTTTCATTCGTGGTCACTCCTCCTCGCACTCCTTGCCGTCGGGCTTGGGATGTTCTTTGACGGTAGCCGCCTCATGCACCTCGTCAAAATCTCCAATGAAAAAATCACCTTGTACCAAGCGGTACAGGTGATCTTCGGCAATTATTTCCTCGCACTCCTTACACCGGGTGCGACAGGCGGCGCAGTCGCACAGGTCATGTTCCTGCGCCATGCGGGCGTGCCCACGGGTAAGGCTGCTGTTCTCGTCATTGTGCGGACGCTGCTCTCGATCTTCTTTCTCGCGCTCTGTATGCCGTTCATCTTCCTGCACGATGAGGGGATTGTGCCGGGGATATCGAATGATGTCCTCATGGCGGTCACGCTTGCCGCATTCGTCGGCATCGTCCTCATCGTCGTTGGTGCGCGGCGCGGATACCTTGACTATCTCGTCGTCTGGATTGCGCGTCGCCTGCGCGACAAGAAGCGGCATCAGCTCTTTGGACTCTACCGCGACACGAAGAGCGCAATCTCGCTCCTCCTCGGCGCGCCGCGTCAGATGCTCGTCGTCTTCGCCGAGTCGGGGCTGAACCTCCTCTGTATCTATGCCGTTGTGCCGTGCCTCCTGCTCGGACTCGGCGTTACGGATGCGGACTGGTACACCGTCATGGGGCGCATGATCTTCCTCAATATGCTCCTCTACTTCAGCCCAACGCCGGGCGGCTCCGGCATCGCCGAGGGCGGCTTTGTCCTCCTCTTTGCCGCGACCGTCCCCGCAGGCACGGTCGGCATCGTCGCCGTCTGCTGGCGTCTCATCGCCGAATACCTCCCGTTCCTCATCGGATTCTACTACACCGTCACCGTTTTCGGACGCGAATTTTTGCGGCGGTATTAG
- a CDS encoding FHA domain-containing protein: protein MPALALKALRVLLEYGALLWLAYAVLRLGRSMFRTLHRDIKEAAHLPEAPQGEASFLVIAGEGLTGQRFPVEHELTIGRSADNDIVLMDSFVSHHHVCVYQRENAYIAEDLGSRNHTYLNDGLLTGRAYLRAGDVLRIGAVALRFER, encoded by the coding sequence ATGCCGGCGCTTGCGCTCAAGGCGCTGCGCGTCCTGCTCGAATACGGTGCGCTCCTCTGGCTTGCGTATGCTGTCCTGCGGCTTGGGCGCAGTATGTTTCGTACACTGCACAGAGATATCAAAGAGGCGGCGCATCTCCCCGAGGCGCCGCAGGGAGAGGCGTCCTTCCTCGTCATCGCAGGTGAGGGGCTTACGGGGCAGCGATTTCCCGTGGAGCATGAGCTCACAATCGGGCGCAGTGCCGACAACGATATTGTACTTATGGACAGTTTTGTATCCCATCATCACGTATGCGTCTATCAGAGAGAGAATGCGTATATCGCAGAGGATTTGGGCAGCCGCAATCACACCTATCTGAACGATGGGCTGCTGACGGGGCGGGCGTATCTGCGCGCAGGCGATGTCCTGCGCATTGGCGCTGTTGCCCTGCGTTTTGAGAGGTAA